DNA sequence from the Vicia villosa cultivar HV-30 ecotype Madison, WI linkage group LG3, Vvil1.0, whole genome shotgun sequence genome:
TACATTTCTTGTAGTGTTTGTCTAGTATGACAATAGTGACATACAACTGTAAGTAAAAACAGTATTTAGTGACAAATATTAAGGCATCACTATAGATGGGTGTCACAATAGGGCAATTTTTTTGTAGTGACAATGGCATACCCAATGCATAAAGATGGATATGATTACGAGTATGATGGAGATTCATCTGATGAGGAACAAAAGAATGATGAGAAAGAGGTAAATCATAACAAtagtgagaagaagaagaagaatttgaAGGACAAAAAGCAGCCAGAGAAAAGCTGTGAAGATGGATATGAAAAAGGGTATGCAGAAGGATATGAGCAAGGCTTGAAAGATGGTGTTTTCAGTGGTATACACTTCATTCATGATTCTAGTAGTGATCAAGACAGTGAGACTGAATCTATGGACAATTATTCGTATCACTACCAAGATGATGAATCTAATAGTGACTATAGTAGTgatttttcttttgattctgagtCTAGTTTGGGTGATAGTagtgattttgattctgattctgatgataATCTTAGCATTGACAGTGATGTGTTAAGCTACATTGATGATCAATATGAAGCTGATTGCAGTAGCTGCAGCAGTGACAGTaattaaggcttttatgcatcaagttgaagaaaagaaattAAGTTTTAGTTTACATATTGGAAAAACAGTATTCTATAATAATGAATAAACCTTTAATTATTAGTTTATTGAAActcaatttatatttttatttcttaattttaatttgatcAATTCAGATTGTTAGGCTATATTAGAATCTACTACTAAATTCAAACCTAAAAGAAGTATCCTAGTGTTTTTACTCTATTTGGGTGATGATTTAGTTCCAAAGAAAACAATCAATTATAACCATATTAAACTATATCATGTAAAATTTCTGATTTATATTTTATCTTAAAACTAGTGggaaacccgtgcgtccgcacgggttctggtgtgggtTGGGCCGTGTTTATCAGatacatatattattaaataaaaaattaaaaaatatatatgaaattgaaacGTAGAAGTTATAttgtttaaacaaaactattaaattgataaaaaaagaagatatcaaaattagaaaatatcaaaatattattgaaaagaaaagaagaaaaaatggaCTGCAACATAATTTATTAAATACAACTTTGTAAATAACAATTGTGAAAATTAGATAAAATTGCCtaactaaaataatttattatatttgtaaGAGATAATAAATTGGTTTCAACATTTTCTTCTGTATATAAATtggattcatacattattttaaatatttttttttgttgttaatctCAATAAAGAGATAGTGGAAGGCTTAATAGGAAAAATTAAAGTATAAACATTTATTCATGAAAAAGAAGTTGACCGAGTGTTGGGCAAAATTTGCATTAAATTTCCAGATTTGACAAATTAAACAATGATAAGACTTAATGTATTTTGTGGGATCTAAACCAAGAATAGATAGATAGCATGCTTGGCTAGTAAATAGAAAAACCATGTGTGACAGGGTAAAGTCTAGATGTATTTTGTTTCTCAATACGATTGTATAACCTTGTTTAATTAGTGTAATTTGTATAGGTTTAATGAGTCTTAATATTTTGGATCAGCCTTACATGTTAATGAATGAGTAACAATCTATATCAGACATAAAAATTTGAACACCTTTGGCCTAAATTGAACTGTAATAGTAGTAGAAAATTGAAAGACAATATAGAAACTTGTgaattatatgaaaatatagaaATTATTAGTTTGATATTGCTAGGATTTAATCTAAGGCTATTCATTCTTCAAATATTGAAGCATCCTAAAAGTGTCAATACACGTTCAGTAATCATCACATTCAcatttaaaaacaataataatagtcCATACAATTTTACAAACTTCGTAAAAATCCATCTTATTGATTCGGGGTACTGtggaaaataatataattaagttTATCTATCATGTACAATTCTGAACATGCCAAATGAATTATATGAATAAAACAGCTCCCACCCAATATACCCATACATCAGTAATCAGAAAAACACCCCACACACACCTATCTATCACACATTGATATACCATTATGCAATCTCATAACCCAAACAAACTAACAGAcccaaaaaaatataaacaagcgAAATTTATATTCATTGAGACGTCATGAAAGTAAAATATGTTTCAATGTTAAAACAAATCTTGTagccttaattattttaattaaaaataaaagttgatATATTTaaaagattataattataattatatttagttttataaaatcATAAGTTGTTAATCGCAAAAGTCAACCACACGAAAtattcactacaaaaaaaaagccTTCTTGTGACACTCATTTTTAGTGACACCTTAATATTTGTCACTAAATGTTACTTTTACCTACACTTAATATTTGTCACTAAATGTTACTTTTACCTACACTTAATATTTGTCACTAAATGTTACTTTTACCTACAGTAGTATTTGTCCGTCACATTTTCCCATTTAATAAAATAGGATATGACtcaacaaattaattaacaaatattttattaaaaaaattaatattttcaaaaaataaaaaataatattttttgatatattttaaacaaaatattaatcttaaaaaaaaactttatgactcaaaaaataaatatattatactttaataatattattttttaattttattacctATCAAATTTGTATATCATAAACTTActaaaaaatcattttcaaaaataaaaaaaatttgagaaaagtttttgtgtttttttggaTTCTCTCGTTCTCACAATTCTATTTTCATTTCAACGTAAACCAGCCGCCGCAGCTCTCGTTTGCCGGAAAGATTCATCAATCAAATCGACTGGAATCAACCAGCCGCCGCAGCTCCGGCCACCGCCATTCATTCTTCTTCAGGTTTCTTCTTCGTCGACTTTTCCTTTACACCACTAGATCTGAGTGACGTAGATTAGGTTTGATTTCGTTTTTGTTTTGTCAGATCCAGTATATTATCTTAGAAAATCGCCGGAAACTACTATAGTATAGTCGCGCCTCCAACGTCGCCGAATCTCGACCGTTCGATTCACATCACACCATCGTTCTCCTCCGCTTGCGCCACCGGAGGTAACCTTTTCTTTCATTCTTCCTTGTTTATTCCTTTGTTGCTTTTGATTTTGTATATGTTATAAAGGTTTGCAGTGATTGGCTTTTATGTTTTACACTCAATCTGAACTAGTTTCTAGGGTTAGACACACTCTGTTTCTCACTAATTTGAACTAGTTTTTAGGCTTACACACTCTGTCTTTCACTAATTTGATTTTGTATatgttagataaaaccatgtgaAATGGCTAGAAGAATGTAATCTTCATTCTGCAGTTTATATAAAACTTAGTTATATGTATTTGGAGAACTATTATGTTGTATTAACAAATTGTAGAAATATATTACTGATATAGAAAATAATAGCATGCATTGTAATAATAGTCTagaaactgatttagttcttactctttaagtaattataattatggtttgttattttgaaaatataaaaacatttttgaaattggTCTGCATTATGAAATTTGTATGAATACAAATACAATCGTAACATCCTTAGATTTAGTAATATATGGGAGTTGGCTTTCGTGCTCAATTTCTTGAATGTGAGCTTCAACGGCGTGATCTTTTGAATTTGGATTGTGTTTTTAttgtgtgtttgttttgaaaaggtTGTTTTTTTTAGGTTGTGCTTTGTTGTTGTTGCAGTTGTTTAGGCCTTTGTTGAATATCTCACTTGAATTCTCTGCTGAAGAGTTTGAGACTACTCTTCTCAATCCCAATGACACTTTGTTTTACATTCACATGCCTTTGCTAAAGGTTAGTGCTTTTTCTATGAATGTTGCTTCTTTGCTTTTTCTATAAATTTAGTTTGTGTATTACTTATGTTAATGTTCTATCACGGTGCTTATTTGCtttctttttgttgaattttgctAGTTTGCAATGTTTGTGCTTTCGAAATTTCATCCCATTAAATTGCAAGTTCTAGTTTCTTAAGATGGTTAAGTTGTATACTTGACCATATCAGAAATTTCAGAGCTGTGAAGTCGGTTTTTTTATATGCTCATTGATTGGATATTGGCAAGTTGATAACACACATTTTACATTGCTTATTATTGTTCCAAGCATAAATGCAGCCATGTGTTAATATTTTACATTGCTTATTATGTGTTCCAAGCAATTTGCCACTTTTGTTTAATAGTATTTGTTCTGAAATTTCTGTATTTGTTCGGAggtttcttctctttttaatcaTCATTTTGTTTGGAGCAACTGTTATTTGTTCATAAGAGATGAGCTTTCCTTCTTGGTTTTAGTCAGTCTCATAGAGAGTTTATTAACGCATTGATAGCTTCTTGGTAATTAGCAACATTGGAAACTGTAGACATTGACATCCATATCATACTAGTTTCAATTAAGCTGCATTGGTTCAATTAAATTAGTGGTTAATTTAAGCATCTTGAGATTGAAGATCATATAAAATAATGTTGTTGGAGTTGAAAATATACTAATATACCAATATTATACTCTAAAAGTAGTATAGTTTTAAAATGATCATGTTACTATTACTGTTTATAGTACTAATAATATAGTTTTGTGGGTCAGATTAGGATGATACTCTAATCTTTGCCTGTTTAATGTAATCTTATGTAAAGTTTAGTTAATGTTTGCTTCAATATGGATTCAATCTTAGAATGATTTGTCTAATAATTGAGATATATTTAGAAAAGTTGAAAAATTGATATTAGATGATTGTAAAATAATTCAGGGACATTTAGTTCATTTAGTAAAGTGCTTAGTGAGCATAATTTGGAGCACTTGGAAAAACGAATAGCAAAAACGTTGTGCCAATTAGAAAAGATTTTCCCTCCATCTTTCTTCACTATAATGGTGCATTTGGTAATCCATTTGGCATATGAGGCAAAAATTGGTGGACCAGTTCATTATCGATGGATGTATCCAATTGAAAGGTAcacatttttttagttatttaatatcattatattataaataaaaacaacattttcttattttattccaAAAATCTTTTTGCAGGTTCCTTTTTACTCTAAAGTCATTTGTTCGTAATCGAGCTCGCCCTGAAGGGTCTATTGCAGAGGGTTATTTAGCTAATGAATGTTTGATATTTTGTTCACGATATCTCTCTACGGTGGAAACACGATTTACTCGACCTTGTCGAAATGATGATTCCTCCTTTGTAGAAAATGCAAATGTGTTTAATCCTAGAGGTAGACCTTTGGAGAGAAAAAACCATGTTGGGTTTACagtgaagaaaaggaaaagagttTCTCGAGTTTCTCTTGATAAAAAAACATTGCTACAAGCACATAGATATGTGCTTTTCAACAACACTAATGTTGACCCCTTTCAAAGGTAAAAATGTTTAGTTTGATATTCTTTTTGAAGTTTAATGTCTCtaattttgtatttgtatttccTAGAGAACACATTGACTTTATCAAGAGACGTAATCAAAATCGTCGGCTATCACCATATGAAATTGACAAAATTCATAGTCGAACATTTCCTGATTGGTTTTGCGAAAGAGTAAGTTTTCCAAAGGTTTTTCaattatcaatattttattatttttcgtgATCATTTAAAATGTAATTGTGTTAGGTAGCACGATTAGAAGAACAAGGAAGTGTTATAGTTACAGATGAAATCAGATGGTTAGCACGGGGGCCATTAGAAAAAGTGAGAAACTATAGTGGCTATATTGTTAATGGAGTTAGATTTCAAACAAAGAAGAGGGAAAGGTGTTTAAAGACTCAAAATAGTGGAATTTGTGTTACTGTTAAGACCAAAAGTTATGCTAGTACACGAGACAAACGCCCTAAGGAAGGAGAAATAAACTACTATGGTGCATTGATAGATATAATTCAGTTGGATTATGCAGGAAAGTATAAAGTTGTAATTTTCAAGTGTGATTGGGTTGACATAAATAAGGGGTGCAATATTGATGATTTGGGTTTGACATTAGTAAATTTTAATTACTTGCAACATACAGGAAATGAAATATGTGATGACCCGTTTATTTTTGCTTCTCAAGCCAAGAAAGTATTCTATGTGGAGAATAAAAGACTAAATGACTGGTTTGTCGTTGTGCATGCTAAAGTTAGAGATGTATATGATATGGGTGATGCTCAATCCAATGACATAGATAAAAGTAATGAACAAGTATTGGAAGAGATaaatgatgatgatttgattAGACCAGAAACTGATGATAGTGATGATATCATTGAAGTTATAATTAATATAGAGGACATTCCCCAAAATGATGATGAGAATGAAGATACAGAGGATGAGAGTGAAGAAGACCTCTCATATTAATTTGTAAATTAAAATGGGAGAAACCATCTTTGATATTGGGAGGAAAGGTATAAGCTTAAGTCTTTGATACGTCTTCATGTTATATTTATGTTTAATTCCTTAGTGATTTTGCAAGTTTGAAATATGCTGGTTTGAAATATGATAGCTTAACTTCAAATATATTGTTATTTCAGGAACTCCGATAAAGGTGGCTTCTAAGGTATGTTTGCATGTTTGTTCTTTTGAATATGCAATTTGCCACTTTTGTTTAATAGTATTTGTTCTGAAATTTCTGTATTTGTTCGGAGGTTTCTTCTTTGATTTATGTTTGTGTTCGCGTTATTTGATTTATGTTATGACTAAGAAGCATGCATGAATGGTATTTAATTTACATCTTGGTTGCATGTTAGAAGCTAAAGTATAATATCTTGGTTGCAGAAAATCTTATATTTGGCTCTGTCAATATATTAAATTGATCATGTATGGAATTGATTGGAGACATTTAAATTATTGAAATGGTTTTCCAAATGTACAAGTAGCAAGAGAATTAAAGAAAAATTGGTAAGCCAAATAATAGAGACAAATGTACAAGAAATAGAATACCAAAAAACTATAAATGGACAGAAAATTAAGTTTGTGGATGATAGATGATAATGAAGAAAACATCACTACATGGTAAAGCATCAAATCTACAAATAGAGCTTGTGAGATAAAAACCCCAAAAAGACTGCCTCTTTTAACTCTTTGGTTCATCTTAACCTGTTTCTTCTGCTAGCTGCATGGCTGTATAAATTTGAATGTAGTATGTGATTGTTTTGTGCCCTTTGCATGATGATGACACTGTAGGGTGTGTGAACTCTTTGGAATTGTTATGTTAATGTTTTGTCATTCTAAATGTTTTCACAATATGTACTAAGAGTATGATTGAATGTTCCGAAAGATTTTGAAGTTATGAAATTGCTACATAGCTTTCTTGGTTGAAGCTGAACTGATCTAAGAGTAAATTCGATGTAAGCTAATTGCTGTTCATTTATTTGTTCATTGAATATGATGTAAGAGTATTATTGTGTTtgaatatacatacatatatagtgGGTACAACATTGGCTATATAAGCTTCCATTATCAAGTTGGCTTTCAAATTCCTAACATTGATGTTAGCTCCTCTCTCGCTCTTTCCTTGTTTATGTACAAATGTTCATTTGATAATGTTTTTCGCATCTTTTTGTTATTATACATCTGGCTTAAATAATGAAAATATCTGTTGAAGAAGTTGTGAATGCTACATATATGTCGACTTTTCTTCACTTTTGCTCGTCATTTTGTCTACGCGTGTTCCCTAATATAACTGATGTGATGAACAGACGAAACTTTTGATTACTGGGGCTATTGCTCTGAAGGGCCTTGGAGGGGTTCTATTCATCTTTGGAAGCTCTTTCGGAGCTTTGCTACTGGTTTGTACCCAGTTTCTCTATTGGATTCCATATTCATCTCACATGCTCGGTTTCTTAAgctatgtttttttgttttgtttctgtAGCTTCTGCATCAGTTGATTGCTACTCCAATTCGTTATGATTTTTACAATTTCGATAACGAGGACAAAGAATTCACTCAGCTTTTCATCAAATTTACACAGGTCAGAGCAATGACTTGTTTTTTAATTTGAAGTTTAGTTTCATGTCTATGCCCAAATTCAAACTGTTGATTCAATTTCAATCCTTGCAGAACCTGGCTGTTTTTGGAGCTCTGTTGTTTTTCATTGGGATGAAAAACTCCATTCCTAGAAGGCAACCAAAGAAGGCTCCGAAAACAAAAACCTATTAGATGCAGCATTGGAGGACGCTTCTTCAAAGAAATTTCTTGGATTGTTTCCTGGTTCTTCATTGTGTATCGGTTATTCAGTTAGCCAGGTTTCAACTTGGTATACTCTGATTCAGAATTAGTTTTTGTCTGagttttgtaattttgttttcaCTCTTAAACTTCTCAGAGTCGATTTCATTATATTCTAGTAATCATGATGTAAGGATCTCAATGTCTTTGGCATTAATAAATGTAGTTGAAATTCTTTGTTACTAtattgaaatatttgaatttaattgaaattgatataatagtttaattttaatattaagttaatttgtcatatttaaattgaaataatagAAAATGTATTGTAAAATTTTTTACCGAAtaattgaattttaatattatattcttcaattataaaaaaaaattaatttataattttattatattttggtaaattataaaaatattatttaatagagTTCTAGTGACACCTATTAAAACTAAAACTGTAGGTAAAAAGAGAAATATTTGTAACAGTAACCTATGATATAGTGACATTTAGGTAAATATTTGCCCGTAGCTAAAAGCTATAGTGACACTTATTATACCGTAGCATTACACCCCCTTATAATTGACGCTAAGGGTGGGCGTCACTCAATGTCTGCAAGCTTTTTACCTACGGATTATTGACTTTTAGTGACACTTTTTGAGTGTCACAAAAAGTCAGTTTTCTTGTAGTGTATTGTAAGATTTAGCACAACCGACTTCCCATTGATCAACTCAGAGTCACACACACAATATTTTCTATGCGGCAAAGTGTCTACCATATTCTTTctttacaaacacaaaaaatttaaaacatttttataagCTCAATTTCATTAGTCTGGAATTGCACTTAAAAGAATTTATAGAAAGGCATTCAACATTTTCATACACTATGGGCCAAAATGATCGACGATATCGAGCTAAGGTGATCAAATTATGGAGTAATACTATATGGCTGCGTTTTAGTGAAATATTCATAGAAACCAATTGATATCACCAGATCCAGCCAAGGATTAAATGTTGTGCAagaatttttattctattttaattagaaaaaaaGAAATCCACAATCTAATTCATGTGAACCAAAGAAAGATACTTAATAGAAACAATGAAGAGAGAGAAACAACGTGattctcttccttctctctaggATTTTTCCTACTTCATCTTCTTTGTAGCAATGGCTTGGCAGAAATCTCATAAGAAAATTTTCAGGCATGTTACCTCTAGATGGGATACATTCCCATATGGTGGCAAGCAGGTGGGAGTAGGGGAGTCAATTTCTACCTTTTATTTCTCTGAGATTCCGGAGAGGAGCAGAGCGGTGGACATATTCAAGCTTTTCAGTTGTGTAGGAGAGGCGGTGGAGGTGGTGATTCCTCCCAAACGCAACAAATTTGGAAAACGGTTCGGGTTTGCGAGATTTAAAGAAGTAACGGAAGAGAGGATGTTAGCGGTAAAACTTGACAACATTTTAATAGATGGTAAGAAAATTCATGTTAACCAACCAAGATTCGCGAGGGAAACAAGGGATGGAAGAAACAGAGGTCAAGTATATAACGGAGGTGAAGGCAGCATGAAGGATAAGTATCATATCGGAGGTGAAGGCAGCATGAAGGATAATCAGAGTAGGGTTAACAGAAGGGTAGAGAACAACTTGTCATTCGCAGATATTGTTCAGGGAAGAGAATCGGATAAAGGAGATGGAGCTGTTAGACCTTTGATCAGTTTCAGTTCAACATCAGAAAGCAAGGAAAGGTGGAAGAGAGCTTTCGTGGGTGAGGTTATTTTCCCGGGAGAATCGTACAATATTCAAACTCACATGGAGATAGAGGGCTTTTTCTCTATAAAGGTGCATCCTTTAGGGGCAAATTTATGCTTGTTAGAGGAACTGGAGGATGGAATTTTACAAGAACTGATAAAGGATGGAGAATGGTGGTGGAAGCAGTGGTTCAAATCTATCAGTCCTTGGCATCCGAAAATGGTCGATAATGAGAGGGTGATGTGGGTGAGATTCTATGGAGTCCCTAGTCAAGCTTGGAACAGTGACTTCTTTGAAAGTATTGCTAATCACCTGGGTTCATTCATATGTGTGGATGAGAGTACCAGTTCTGCTATTAATATGGATATTGCAAGAATCATGATAAGGGTACCTTTTAGTTTCATTCTGAAAGAGCAGCTGAGTGTATCTATTGATGATGAAATCTTCAATCTGATTCTTCGAGAAGATACGTATGGGCCGGTCAGAATCTTGGAAAAGAAGATCAGAACTTCAACTGTCAACTCTAACATCTCATCTTCCTTCGGTGTAGACAGTGAAGCTGGAGGGTGTGAAGATGATGAGATTTTGGAGGAAATTGCCGAATCAGAGGATTACGAGAGGCAAGTTATTGTCGATGGGGAGGAAACGAAAGAGAAGGGATGGACCGGCGCCGGTGAAGGATCTGGCGGTGACGTTCATGAGAAAGGAGGTAGCGCTTCTTTACACGGTGGAAATTGCGAATCGCTAGGACGCCCTAGGGTTAATGATAATCTGCTGGTAGAGTCAGCTACATCAGATTACGGCACATCTTTTGATAAGGCTATTCAGGCTATTATGGAACTCAAAAGGAAGGAGTTGGACAAATTGAAAATCGTTTCTGATTATTCATCAGAACACACTATCTCGGTCCATCAAATACCAAAAACACTTTATGGTGTTTCTAAAAAGGCGGAGGGGAGCAATTGTTTGGGTGACGTTTCAGAAGCTGGATTTGAGGAAAAAGAAAAGGACAAGTCGGTGAGAGTGGATGAAGAGGTGGGGGCCACCAATCAATTAGTGGTGACTAGGAGTATgcctaatattaaatatttaaaattaaatgatattgGAAGGGGCAAAGAAGGAACAGCGGGTAGGCGGCCCAACAAGAAAG
Encoded proteins:
- the LOC131656300 gene encoding uncharacterized protein LOC131656300 isoform X2, producing MGETIFDIGRKGTPIKVASKTKLLITGAIALKGLGGVLFIFGSSFGALLLLLHQLIATPIRYDFYNFDNEDKEFTQLFIKFTQNLAVFGALLFFIGMKNSIPRRQPKKAPKTKTY
- the LOC131656300 gene encoding uncharacterized protein LOC131656300 isoform X1, whose translation is MVHLVIHLAYEAKIGGPVHYRWMYPIERFLFTLKSFVRNRARPEGSIAEGYLANECLIFCSRYLSTVETRFTRPCRNDDSSFVENANVFNPRGRPLERKNHVGFTVKKRKRVSRVSLDKKTLLQAHRYVLFNNTNVDPFQREHIDFIKRRNQNRRLSPYEIDKIHSRTFPDWFCERHD